The DNA segment GCACAGCCACCTTCCTCAACGCCAACGGCGTCGGGACCACGCTGCTCCACTGGCCCAGCGAAGGACGCTCGCCGAATACATTGGAATACCTGAGTCAGGGCAAGCTGGATCTGGTCATCAATATCCCGAAGAGCAGCGCCGAGCTCGAATTGTCGAATGATTACCTGATCCGCCGCCACAGCGCGGACTTTGGCATTCCGTTGATCACCAACATCCAGCTCGCGCAGCGTTTTGTCGAGGCCATCGCCAAGAAGCCACTCACCGAACTGCACATCAAGAGCTGGAAGGAATATGCGCCGAATTTGCCGCCGGTGAAGCGAGTCACAGTCCCGGATAGCCAGGTATCGATGCGGCCGGCAGTGCTGAACTAGGCTCGACACCTGTGAGCCGTGCAACAACGTCCGGTTGCCGGCTGCTGATGGTGCAACGCAAGCGCTCAAGCGCGGCCGGATCGAGCTGGAACTGCTTCTGGTATGCGATCGGCGTTATCGGAGACCCAGCCAATTTCGCATGGCGCGCGCGACGCCCGGCGATGGCGCGTGTGGATGAGGACCTCGTGCCCGCCTTCTCAATAAACTGGACTGGTGGGCGATGGCACTTCGCTCGTTGCGGTGGCCTCGGCGGCATGGCTGGCGGCAACGGAATTCTCGTCGGCGAACAGGTTGGTGTCGCCGTTGATTTTGATGATTTCGAAGGCCTCGGCGTACTGGGTGTGGATCTGGTAGCCCCGATACATGGCGCGGCCACGGACTCCTTCCAGCCACCACTCGCCATTTCGTTTCATTTGGCTGGCGTGGGCAAGGATGCTCTGGATCTTGCGGTCGATGTGTTTGGAGACATCGATCAGGTATTGGGCGCGGAAACCGGCAGGCGTGATGCCGCCGGGGATGGTTTGTTCGTACATGTAGACGTTGAAGTTGTTCTTCCGGGTTGCGGCGACGATGCAGCGCGTCACATTCACATGGTCCTGGTGCGAATCCTCGATCCAGTGCGTGAATACCGAATGCGGCCGGAACTGCCTGATGACCGAGTCGACGGCGCCGATGCTGACCCGGTTGTAGCCGAGTTGGTTCGCCTTGATTGGCAGCACGATCACCTCCTTGATGCCGAGAATCGCTGCGGACGCGCGTGCTTCCCTGATGCGGCATTCGCGCTCGTCGGGCACCGTGGCGATGCACGAGTACACGTGGTTGCCACAAGCGGTCAGGCGGCTAACGGTTCCGGCCATGCCGATTTCGATGTCGTCGGGATGTGCGCCGAAGACGATGACGGTCTTGGTGGCGTTGCGTGCTGGAGACGATGGTATGGGCATATCAATATCCTCTCTCGAATGTTTTGCGGGCGCTGGCCGTCAGCCAATCGGGTCAGCTTCCGTTCCTCAGTTAGTAGCCTAATCACATCGTAATAAACATAGTGCAAGGCCGCACGCGTAATTCATGGTCCATTTGGAGTTTGTCGCTAGCTGCCGCGTTGTGGATCGTGCAGCACGAAGGCGAAGATGCCGTTCATGCGGTTGAGGAAGTCGCGAGGCGGGAGTTCGTCATGGAGATAGAGGATCACCTCGCAGTCCGAAGCGGTCTGAAAGTCATGGGGTTGGCGCAATTCCCGGCGCAAGTCCCGGTGATTGTAGATTTCGCCATTGACCGCCAGCACGGCGCCGGTGCGCGTGTCGAGCAGCGGCTGTGCGCCGTGCTCGACGTCCACGATGGAGAGCCGCTCATGGGCCAGAATGGCGTGGGCATCGCTGTAGATGCCGCTCCAGTCGGGACCGCGATGGCGGATTTTCAGGGCCATGGCGAGGGCAATTTTGCGCATATGGCCCACAGTGGCATGCCCGGGATCAAGGTTCAGAATGGCGACGAGTCCACACATGGCAGTTTTATCCTCCGGCAATTTGGGAAGGTACGATGGCGAACGCGTATTTTCAGGTTCATATCGTGATTTCCTCGCGCCCGCCGAGATCGGCGGACGGTATCTGCGACGGCGCCAGCCACGCCAGTTTGTCGATGACCTCAGCCAGCCCGGCGACCGTCGGGTGTTCGAATAGATTGCGCAGCGGAAGATCCACGGCGAAGACTTCCCGGATGCGCGACACAATCTTGATCGCCATCAACGACTGCCCGCCCAGGTCGAAGAAATCGTCGTGGATGTCGATGTGCTCCAGGTTCAGGAGCTTCATCCAAATCGCGGCAAGCTCCCGCTCGAGTTCGGTTCGCGGCGCGATGAATCGAGCGGCGACCGCAACATCGGCGTAAGTCACCGCCGGCAGGGCGTTACGGTCGATCTTGCCGTTCCGGGTTAGCGGAAACGCATCAAGAAAGACACATTGCGCCGGCACCATGTAGTCGGGCAGCCGTTGTTTCAGAAAATCCTTCACCGCGGCGGCCGTGGGCGGAGCCTCTTTGCCGGGAACAACGTAGGCCACCAGTTGCCGGTTACCCGGTTCATCCTCGCGGGCCACTACGGCGCAGGACTGGACGCCTGGATGGGCGGCAAGGTTCACCTCGATTTCGCCCAGTTCGATGCGGTAGCCGCGTATCTTCACCTGACTATCGATCCGTCCCAGGTATTCAAGAATTCCATCCGGACGGTAACGAGCCAGATCGCCCGTCTTGTAGAGGCGCGCGTCGACCACGCCGGAAAATGGATCTGCCAGGAATTTCTCCGCGGTGAGTTGCGGCCGATTGAGGTAGCCGCGTGCCACGCCGGCGCCACCGATGTACAGTTCGCCGGCGACACCGGGCAACACGGGCTGCAGATCGGCGTCCAACACATAAAGGCAGGTATTGGCAATCGGGCGGCCTATGGGGACCGAGCCGCTGTGCGGGTCTTCGGGCTGCACTTCGTACACGCAGCAGCCGACCACGGTTTCGGTCGGACCATATTCGTTGATCAGGCGGGTAGCCGGAGCATGCTGTCGCCACAGACGCAGGTTTTCGGCCAGCAGGTTCTCGCCGCCAATGACAAAAGCATTGCTCATCTGT comes from the Georgfuchsia toluolica genome and includes:
- a CDS encoding PIG-L deacetylase family protein, which gives rise to MPIPSSPARNATKTVIVFGAHPDDIEIGMAGTVSRLTACGNHVYSCIATVPDERECRIREARASAAILGIKEVIVLPIKANQLGYNRVSIGAVDSVIRQFRPHSVFTHWIEDSHQDHVNVTRCIVAATRKNNFNVYMYEQTIPGGITPAGFRAQYLIDVSKHIDRKIQSILAHASQMKRNGEWWLEGVRGRAMYRGYQIHTQYAEAFEIIKINGDTNLFADENSVAASHAAEATATSEVPSPTSPVY
- a CDS encoding non-ribosomal peptide synthetase translates to MATSDTVLSRAVEAADTTLPMPNVCVHELFEQQVARTPDAVAVVFGERQLSYRQLNERANQVAHYLRRRGVGPEVLVGVCLERSPEMVVGLLGVLKSGAAYVPLDPTYPPERLDFMARDAGLRLLLTERKSRHLFAESGAEAVCLDTDWQAIALESATNPVTTASPDNLAYVIYTSGSTGQPKGAMILHGGLVNYLCWAIGAYGLEEGASVPVHSSISFDLTVTSLYPPLLVGGHVELLPEEVGAQNLLAALRRRKNRGLVKITPAHLELLGQQLAPHEVAQMSNAFVIGGENLLAENLRLWRQHAPATRLINEYGPTETVVGCCVYEVQPEDPHSGSVPIGRPIANTCLYVLDADLQPVLPGVAGELYIGGAGVARGYLNRPQLTAEKFLADPFSGVVDARLYKTGDLARYRPDGILEYLGRIDSQVKIRGYRIELGEIEVNLAAHPGVQSCAVVAREDEPGNRQLVAYVVPGKEAPPTAAAVKDFLKQRLPDYMVPAQCVFLDAFPLTRNGKIDRNALPAVTYADVAVAARFIAPRTELERELAAIWMKLLNLEHIDIHDDFFDLGGQSLMAIKIVSRIREVFAVDLPLRNLFEHPTVAGLAEVIDKLAWLAPSQIPSADLGGREEITI